A region of Bombilactobacillus folatiphilus DNA encodes the following proteins:
- the coaBC gene encoding bifunctional phosphopantothenoylcysteine decarboxylase/phosphopantothenate--cysteine ligase CoaBC, whose translation MLQDKKITLYVTGSIAAYRALELTRLLIEQNAQVQVVLTKAAGEFVTPLSFQVLSQRPVYTDMFDAKADKVLHVKLAKWTDLAIVVPASADFLCKMAQGVADDLASLTLLATNAQKIVAPAMNDQMWYNPATQRNLQTLRADGVQIIEPTVGFLAEGYSGKGHIAEPEQIVQNICSAFQTSTTLAGKKIVVTAGGTRERIDPVRFLANDSSGKMGYTVAQSLQKRGATVILISGPTNLTPPVGVQLVPVKTSAQMHDAVLEQFANSDGLVMAAAVTDFRPVQVAAQKIKKTAAAKWSLELEKTPDILKSVAKIKQSQQITVGFAAETQNLQVNAQHKLVSKQLDLVVANDVSQPGVGFNGDTNQVTMLSQNQPPITTELLPKTAIADLIVEQMVQLLPKISLK comes from the coding sequence ATGCTCCAAGATAAGAAGATTACACTTTACGTCACTGGTAGTATCGCGGCGTATCGCGCTTTAGAATTAACCCGCTTATTGATCGAACAAAATGCCCAAGTTCAAGTCGTGCTAACCAAAGCAGCTGGTGAATTTGTCACACCGTTAAGTTTTCAAGTGTTATCGCAACGACCAGTGTACACGGATATGTTTGACGCCAAAGCCGATAAAGTTTTGCATGTCAAACTTGCCAAGTGGACTGACTTAGCAATTGTCGTACCTGCCAGTGCGGATTTTCTGTGCAAGATGGCGCAAGGCGTTGCTGACGATCTTGCAAGTTTAACCTTGTTAGCCACCAATGCTCAAAAAATTGTGGCACCTGCGATGAATGATCAAATGTGGTACAACCCCGCAACTCAACGGAATCTCCAAACTTTACGTGCTGATGGTGTCCAAATCATTGAACCGACTGTCGGCTTTTTGGCAGAAGGCTATTCGGGCAAGGGACATATCGCCGAGCCTGAACAAATTGTGCAAAATATCTGTTCGGCTTTTCAGACTAGTACGACTTTAGCTGGTAAAAAAATTGTGGTGACGGCTGGTGGAACACGCGAACGGATTGATCCGGTACGCTTTTTAGCCAATGATTCTTCCGGCAAAATGGGCTACACTGTAGCTCAATCCTTACAAAAACGGGGCGCCACGGTGATACTCATCAGTGGTCCAACCAATTTAACACCACCAGTTGGTGTTCAGTTGGTGCCCGTGAAAACTAGTGCGCAAATGCACGATGCTGTCTTAGAACAATTCGCCAATAGTGACGGCTTAGTGATGGCAGCCGCCGTAACGGATTTTCGACCGGTCCAAGTTGCCGCACAAAAAATCAAAAAAACTGCTGCCGCAAAATGGTCCTTAGAATTAGAAAAAACGCCGGACATTCTAAAATCGGTGGCGAAAATCAAACAATCGCAACAAATCACCGTGGGCTTTGCTGCCGAAACTCAAAATTTGCAGGTCAATGCGCAACACAAATTAGTCAGCAAACAGTTAGATTTGGTCGTAGCTAATGATGTTTCACAACCCGGCGTTGGTTTCAACGGCGATACCAATCAAGTCACAATGTTGTCGCAAAATCAGCCACCAATCACGACAGAACTTCTGCCTAAAACGGCCATTGCGGATTTGATCGTAGAGCAAATGGTACAATTATTGCCAAAAATTAGTCTTAAATAA
- a CDS encoding MFS transporter — MQQKVSWSTKVAIVSAGLLTFIGILVETSMNVTFPNLMKEFQVDLATIQWVTTGYLLLVTLVMSTTSYLIKCFAARKLFLTATLMCLIGTLTCASAPNFIVLMVGRLLEAVATGLSTPTLFHIIMSKVPANKMGTYTGFATMITSFAPALGPTYGGIVNNYTSWRWIFMGVLPLIVLIMITGWLTIDVKSQATPQKFDWLGLLSLAPTLVAFVISFDQAGAHGFLSWEFGLFLVITLFCAGLFGWHLKVGQNQLLNFKILQNPIIANRAINFFILQFINIGISFVIPIFSEQVLGTNSMVAGLILLPGSLLGAVMSPIAGNLYDHLGAFVPLLLSNCAIIIGSLLFTLWTHQLNLLLIVFFYCFMRGGFNLGYGNTMSDASQYVEVMTKPDVNSLFNTLQQYAGSLGTGILSAIISTKQLTAAHTHFAQATAQGSQFDFGLLVVLGAVALATTLISQHYRKQQSLN; from the coding sequence ATGCAACAAAAAGTTTCTTGGTCAACTAAAGTAGCGATTGTGTCGGCTGGTTTATTGACTTTTATTGGGATTTTAGTGGAAACTTCCATGAATGTGACTTTCCCCAATTTAATGAAGGAATTTCAAGTTGATTTGGCGACGATTCAGTGGGTTACCACGGGGTATTTACTGTTGGTGACGTTAGTGATGAGTACGACTTCTTATTTGATCAAGTGCTTTGCTGCGCGAAAATTATTTTTGACGGCCACGTTGATGTGCTTAATTGGAACTTTAACTTGCGCCAGTGCGCCGAATTTTATTGTGTTAATGGTTGGGCGTTTGTTAGAAGCGGTGGCGACTGGCTTATCAACACCAACTTTATTCCATATTATTATGTCCAAAGTGCCGGCCAACAAAATGGGGACGTACACAGGTTTTGCGACGATGATTACGTCTTTTGCACCGGCGTTAGGGCCAACTTACGGCGGTATTGTGAATAATTATACGTCTTGGCGCTGGATTTTTATGGGGGTGTTGCCGCTGATTGTGCTCATTATGATCACAGGTTGGCTGACGATTGATGTGAAATCGCAAGCTACACCCCAAAAATTTGATTGGCTCGGCTTATTAAGTCTGGCACCAACGCTAGTGGCATTCGTTATTAGTTTTGATCAAGCTGGGGCGCACGGCTTTTTGAGCTGGGAGTTTGGCTTATTTTTAGTGATTACCTTGTTTTGTGCAGGATTGTTCGGCTGGCATTTAAAGGTTGGTCAAAATCAGCTTCTGAATTTTAAAATTTTACAAAATCCGATTATTGCTAACCGGGCAATTAACTTTTTTATTTTACAATTCATCAATATTGGAATTTCATTTGTGATTCCGATTTTCTCGGAGCAAGTTTTAGGCACTAATTCGATGGTTGCCGGTTTGATTTTGTTACCGGGATCGTTGCTGGGAGCGGTGATGTCCCCGATTGCTGGCAATTTGTATGACCATTTGGGTGCGTTTGTTCCGCTGTTGCTTTCTAATTGTGCGATTATCATCGGCAGTTTGCTCTTTACGCTGTGGACACATCAGTTGAATTTGCTGCTGATTGTTTTCTTTTATTGTTTCATGCGCGGTGGCTTTAATTTGGGCTATGGGAATACGATGTCCGATGCTAGTCAATATGTTGAGGTAATGACTAAACCGGATGTCAATTCGCTGTTTAATACTTTGCAACAATATGCTGGCTCTTTGGGCACCGGTATTTTATCGGCGATTATTTCGACGAAACAATTGACAGCTGCTCATACGCATTTTGCTCAAGCAACAGCACAAGGCAGTCAATTTGATTTTGGACTTTTAGTCGTGTTGGGCGCGGTGGCATTGGCGACGACATTAATTAGTCAACATTATCGTAAACAACAAAGTTTGAATTAA